The Skermanella pratensis genome has a window encoding:
- a CDS encoding molybdopterin-dependent oxidoreductase: MLVKRRPGTAQRSPLASTLAAAANAGGPLDRRTFLRNSGLAAGGMAALGALPLATVRKAEAGPVDPDVEVTRRKSICTHCSVGCTVIAEVQNGVWVGQEPGWDSPISQGTHCAKGASVRELTKGERRNKYPVKLVNGEWQRITWDQAIDEIGDKLLEIREKSGPDSVFWLGSAKFSNEGAYLYRKFAALWGTNTVDHQARICHSTTVAGVANTWGYGAMTNSYNDIHNAKALMIIGGNPAEAHPVSMQHMLRAKEHNRAPFIVIDPRFTRTAAHATDYIRIRPGTDIPVIWGMLWHVFENGWEDKEYIRQRVYGMDEIRAEVKKWNPEEVERVTGVPGDQLRKVTELMAKNKPSTLIWCMGATQKTVGTANVRAFSIFQLALGNIGKEGGGANIYRGHSNVQGATDMGLDVTSLPSYYGLAEGAWRHWARVWDVDYEWLKGRFASKELMETKGIPTTRWFDAVLAKPGELEQPDNIKAFITFGHGGNTVTRMPEMRRGLEALDLLVVVDPHPTTFASVSDRKNGTYILPACTQFELAGCRAASNRSLQWSDAVVDPIFESKDDYETMYLLARKLGFADQLFKHITVDGTKPRAEDILREINRGSLSTGYTGQSPERLKMHMEHQADFDKISMRATRGPLEGEYYGLPWPCWGTPEMKHPGSAVLYDTSKHVMEGGTTFRARFGIERNGVSLLADGSYSKGSEITDGYPEFTMAVLRKLGWDADLTPDEMAVINAIGGDNIDQVSWMTDLSMGIIRVAMKHGCVPHGNAKARAVAWNLPDPVPIHREPLYTPRRDLVDEYPAMDDRRDFRMTQLGKTIQARDVSKEFPIILTSGRLVEYEGGGEETRSNPWLAELQQTMFVEVNTRDAERLGIRHRSDVWVYGPEYDSKARVMAFVTDRVGQGVAFMPFHFSGFWEGEDQRAAYPPGTDPIVLGAPVNAVMTYGYDPVTFMQETKVTLCRIEPA; the protein is encoded by the coding sequence ATGCTGGTCAAGAGACGCCCGGGAACCGCCCAACGCTCGCCGCTCGCATCCACCCTGGCCGCTGCGGCCAATGCCGGCGGCCCGCTGGACCGCCGCACCTTCCTTCGAAACTCCGGTCTCGCCGCCGGCGGCATGGCGGCGCTGGGGGCGCTGCCGCTCGCGACGGTCCGCAAGGCGGAAGCCGGGCCGGTCGATCCGGACGTGGAGGTCACCCGGCGCAAGAGCATCTGCACCCACTGTTCGGTCGGCTGCACGGTCATCGCCGAGGTGCAGAACGGTGTCTGGGTCGGCCAGGAGCCGGGCTGGGACAGCCCGATCAGCCAGGGTACGCACTGCGCCAAGGGCGCGTCGGTCCGTGAACTGACCAAGGGCGAACGCCGCAACAAGTATCCGGTCAAGCTGGTCAACGGCGAGTGGCAGCGGATCACCTGGGACCAGGCGATCGACGAGATCGGCGACAAGCTGCTGGAGATCCGCGAGAAGTCGGGTCCGGACAGCGTGTTCTGGCTGGGCTCCGCCAAGTTCTCGAACGAAGGCGCTTATCTCTACCGCAAGTTCGCGGCCCTGTGGGGCACCAACACGGTGGACCACCAGGCGCGCATCTGCCACTCCACGACGGTCGCCGGCGTTGCGAACACGTGGGGCTACGGCGCCATGACCAACAGCTACAACGACATCCATAACGCCAAGGCGCTGATGATCATCGGCGGCAACCCGGCCGAGGCGCATCCGGTGTCGATGCAGCACATGCTGCGCGCCAAGGAGCACAACCGGGCGCCGTTCATCGTCATCGATCCCCGCTTCACCCGGACCGCCGCGCACGCGACCGACTATATCCGCATCCGCCCCGGCACGGACATCCCGGTGATCTGGGGCATGCTCTGGCACGTCTTCGAGAACGGCTGGGAGGACAAGGAATATATCCGCCAGCGCGTCTACGGCATGGACGAGATCCGGGCCGAGGTGAAGAAGTGGAACCCGGAGGAGGTCGAGCGGGTGACCGGCGTTCCGGGCGACCAGCTCCGCAAGGTCACGGAGCTGATGGCGAAGAACAAGCCGTCCACCCTGATCTGGTGCATGGGCGCCACCCAGAAGACCGTCGGCACCGCCAATGTCCGCGCCTTCAGCATCTTCCAGCTGGCCCTCGGCAACATCGGCAAGGAAGGCGGCGGGGCCAACATCTACCGCGGCCACTCCAACGTCCAGGGCGCCACCGACATGGGCCTCGACGTCACCTCGCTGCCATCGTACTACGGCCTCGCGGAGGGCGCCTGGCGGCATTGGGCGCGCGTCTGGGACGTCGACTACGAGTGGCTGAAGGGCCGTTTCGCCTCCAAGGAGCTGATGGAGACCAAGGGCATCCCGACCACCCGCTGGTTCGACGCCGTGCTGGCGAAGCCGGGTGAGTTGGAGCAGCCCGACAACATCAAGGCCTTCATCACCTTCGGCCACGGCGGCAACACCGTCACCCGCATGCCCGAGATGCGCCGCGGCCTCGAAGCGCTGGACCTGCTGGTGGTGGTGGACCCGCATCCGACCACCTTCGCGTCGGTCAGCGACCGCAAGAACGGCACCTACATCCTGCCGGCCTGCACCCAGTTCGAACTGGCAGGCTGCCGCGCCGCGTCCAACCGGTCGCTCCAATGGTCCGACGCGGTCGTCGACCCGATCTTCGAGTCCAAGGACGACTACGAGACCATGTACCTCCTGGCCCGCAAGCTCGGCTTCGCGGACCAGCTCTTCAAGCACATCACCGTGGACGGCACCAAGCCGAGGGCCGAGGACATCCTGCGGGAGATCAACCGCGGCTCTCTTTCGACCGGCTATACGGGCCAGTCCCCCGAGCGGCTGAAGATGCACATGGAGCACCAGGCCGACTTCGACAAGATCAGCATGCGGGCGACCAGGGGACCGCTGGAGGGCGAGTATTACGGCCTGCCCTGGCCGTGCTGGGGAACGCCGGAGATGAAGCATCCCGGCTCCGCCGTGCTCTACGACACCTCCAAGCACGTGATGGAAGGCGGCACGACCTTCCGGGCCCGCTTCGGGATCGAGCGGAACGGCGTCAGCCTGCTGGCCGACGGCTCCTACTCCAAGGGTTCGGAGATCACCGACGGCTATCCCGAGTTCACCATGGCCGTGCTGAGGAAGCTGGGCTGGGACGCCGATCTGACGCCCGACGAGATGGCGGTGATCAACGCGATCGGCGGCGACAACATCGATCAGGTCAGCTGGATGACCGACCTGTCCATGGGCATCATCCGCGTCGCCATGAAGCATGGCTGCGTGCCGCACGGCAACGCCAAGGCGCGGGCGGTGGCGTGGAACCTGCCGGACCCCGTGCCGATCCACCGCGAGCCGCTCTATACCCCGCGCCGGGACCTTGTGGACGAGTACCCGGCCATGGACGACCGCCGGGATTTCCGCATGACGCAGCTCGGCAAGACAATCCAGGCGCGCGACGTGTCGAAGGAGTTCCCGATCATCCTGACCTCGGGCCGTCTGGTCGAGTACGAGGGCGGCGGCGAGGAGACCCGGTCCAACCCGTGGCTGGCCGAGCTTCAGCAGACCATGTTCGTCGAGGTCAACACCAGGGACGCCGAGCGTCTCGGCATCCGCCACCGGTCCGACGTCTGGGTCTACGGCCCGGAATACGACAGCAAGGCACGGGTGATGGCCTTCGTCACCGACCGGGTGGGGCAGGGCGTCGCCTTCATGCCGTTCCACTTCTCGGGATTCTGGGAAGGCGAGGACCAGCGCGCGGCCTATCCTCCGGGCACCGACCCGATCGTGCTGGGAGCCCCGGTCAACGCCGTCATGACCTACGGCTACGACCCGGTGACGTTCATGCAGGAAACCAAAGTGACCCTGTGCCGCATCGAGCCGGCTTGA
- a CDS encoding twin-arginine translocation signal domain-containing protein: MSSEKNIGVERKGGVGGSPVERRDFLKVIGLAGTAAAAAVPLAATGVAAEEAPEERVKPRYQETAHVQQFYALNRL, translated from the coding sequence ATGTCATCGGAAAAGAACATCGGGGTTGAGCGGAAGGGTGGGGTCGGCGGTTCACCGGTCGAACGCCGGGATTTCCTGAAGGTGATCGGCCTGGCCGGCACGGCTGCCGCGGCCGCCGTACCCTTGGCCGCGACAGGCGTCGCGGCGGAGGAGGCGCCCGAAGAGCGCGTCAAGCCGCGTTACCAGGAAACCGCCCATGTGCAGCAGTTCTACGCGCTGAACCGCCTCTAA
- a CDS encoding tellurite resistance TerB family protein — protein MIDHHAALIYTMVMVSASDADMTDAELNTISETVRYLPVFRDFDTGRLSEIAADCTELLGQRDGLDAALAEITQGLPPKLRETAYAVACDVAAADGYTTQEELRLLELLRDSLEIDRLNAAAIERGARARHMVL, from the coding sequence ATGATCGACCACCATGCCGCGCTGATCTACACCATGGTCATGGTGTCCGCTTCCGATGCGGACATGACGGATGCGGAACTGAACACCATCAGCGAGACGGTCCGGTATCTGCCGGTCTTCCGCGACTTCGACACCGGCCGCTTGTCCGAAATCGCCGCGGACTGCACCGAACTGCTCGGCCAGCGCGACGGATTGGACGCGGCGCTCGCCGAGATCACGCAAGGTCTGCCGCCGAAGCTGCGGGAGACCGCGTACGCCGTCGCCTGCGACGTCGCCGCGGCCGACGGCTACACGACCCAGGAGGAGCTGCGCCTGCTGGAACTGCTGCGCGACAGCCTGGAGATCGACCGGCTCAACGCCGCCGCGATCGAGCGCGGCGCCCGCGCCCGCCACATGGTGCTGTAG
- a CDS encoding response regulator, translated as MPSAVPDRKSAEDMPPARHSAQVMIVEDEPLVALELRILVEGMGHRVCAVVDTEADAVRQADATAPDLVIADIQLRQGNGVNAMERIAKDRDVPVIFVSGNHAFSPNPQIRTARFIAKPFRVESLRQAVADLFSGVA; from the coding sequence TTGCCGAGCGCCGTGCCGGACAGGAAGTCTGCGGAAGATATGCCGCCGGCCCGGCATTCCGCGCAGGTGATGATCGTGGAGGACGAGCCGCTGGTGGCCCTGGAACTCCGGATCCTGGTCGAGGGCATGGGGCATCGGGTATGCGCGGTGGTGGATACCGAGGCCGATGCGGTGCGCCAGGCCGACGCGACGGCGCCCGACCTGGTGATCGCCGATATCCAGCTCCGGCAGGGCAACGGGGTCAATGCCATGGAGCGGATTGCCAAAGACCGCGACGTTCCGGTGATCTTCGTCTCCGGCAATCATGCTTTTTCCCCCAACCCGCAGATCCGGACTGCCCGCTTCATTGCCAAACCCTTCCGCGTCGAGAGCCTCAGGCAAGCAGTCGCCGACCTTTTCAGCGGCGTGGCCTGA
- a CDS encoding sensor histidine kinase, producing the protein MPNPSASRASGKQSPTFSAAWPETARRWRLIRQGSTASTIYLSIFALLVIVTAASWLIYDARRNLVLEAQRTAGTAAFFLADHAARLFEASDLALLEATNAVEAMDWDRVADDKGLWERLRGLSDRLSYIDHIWLNDSSGQLRMSTIALPTPPSTAGDRDFFRAHQEPDSGLFIGELIIGRVTGEPTFLLSRRLSAEDGTLRGVVSLTIDLTYFSTLYGSLNLRLDPVISLVRALDGSILTRVPPGEPQPLPDLPIPAGAGSGLSGPSHFVDWDTPVHAFHKAERLPLHVSVAVPNRNITREWASQIWIYWVVAGVAGMALWPLSVMAVRQARADRIAKETLEQRVEERTRQLTAANAQLETLFQEVHHRVKNNLQVITSLLRLQAARSTDAETRSSLQQSVDRVHAMSLVHHLLYSSKELTDVDFATYLGELAANLQSAYGTENQVRLDIDVGDAWFPLNRAIPLCLIVNEVMSNAFKHAFPQGRNGTLRIRLRGTGAAFELLIEDDGAGLPEGFDPARGKGLGMQIIHSLAVQLEGSVTFGPSEGGGSAFRLAF; encoded by the coding sequence TTGCCAAACCCTTCCGCGTCGAGAGCCTCAGGCAAGCAGTCGCCGACCTTTTCAGCGGCGTGGCCTGAAACCGCGCGTCGCTGGCGGCTGATCCGCCAGGGCAGTACGGCGAGCACCATCTATCTCAGCATCTTCGCCCTGCTGGTGATCGTAACGGCCGCCTCGTGGCTGATCTACGACGCCCGGCGCAACCTGGTGCTGGAAGCGCAGCGGACGGCGGGCACCGCGGCCTTCTTCCTGGCCGACCATGCGGCAAGGCTGTTCGAGGCATCCGACTTGGCGCTGCTGGAGGCGACCAACGCCGTCGAGGCGATGGACTGGGACCGGGTCGCCGACGACAAAGGATTGTGGGAACGGCTGCGGGGCCTCAGCGACCGGCTTTCCTACATCGATCATATCTGGCTGAACGACAGCAGCGGCCAGCTGCGCATGAGCACGATAGCCCTGCCGACGCCGCCCAGCACGGCGGGAGACCGCGACTTCTTCCGCGCTCACCAGGAACCCGACAGCGGACTGTTCATCGGCGAGCTGATCATCGGCAGGGTCACCGGGGAACCGACCTTCCTGCTGAGCCGCCGGCTCTCGGCCGAGGACGGGACCCTGCGCGGCGTGGTCTCCCTGACCATCGACCTGACCTATTTCTCGACCCTCTACGGCTCCCTCAACCTGCGGCTCGATCCGGTGATCAGCCTGGTGCGGGCACTTGACGGCTCGATCCTGACCCGCGTCCCGCCGGGCGAGCCGCAGCCCCTGCCCGACCTGCCGATCCCGGCCGGCGCCGGATCGGGATTGAGCGGCCCGTCCCACTTCGTCGACTGGGATACGCCCGTCCATGCCTTCCACAAGGCCGAGCGCCTGCCGCTCCATGTCAGCGTGGCGGTGCCAAACCGGAACATCACCCGGGAATGGGCATCGCAGATCTGGATCTACTGGGTGGTCGCCGGCGTGGCGGGCATGGCCTTGTGGCCGCTGTCGGTCATGGCGGTGCGCCAGGCCCGGGCGGACCGGATCGCCAAGGAAACCCTGGAGCAGCGGGTGGAGGAACGCACGCGCCAGCTCACCGCCGCCAACGCGCAGCTAGAGACGCTGTTCCAGGAGGTCCACCACCGGGTAAAGAACAACCTTCAGGTCATCACGTCGCTGCTCCGGCTCCAGGCGGCGCGGTCCACCGATGCGGAGACCCGGTCGTCCCTCCAGCAGAGCGTGGACCGCGTCCACGCCATGAGCCTGGTCCACCACCTGCTCTACAGTTCGAAGGAACTGACCGACGTCGATTTCGCGACATATCTCGGCGAACTGGCGGCGAACCTGCAGAGCGCCTACGGGACCGAGAACCAGGTCCGCCTGGACATCGACGTGGGAGATGCCTGGTTCCCGCTGAACCGGGCGATCCCGCTGTGCCTGATCGTCAACGAAGTGATGTCCAACGCGTTCAAGCACGCCTTTCCGCAGGGCCGGAACGGGACCCTGCGCATCCGGCTGCGCGGGACGGGTGCCGCCTTCGAACTGCTGATCGAGGACGACGGCGCCGGTTTGCCGGAAGGCTTCGACCCGGCGCGCGGCAAGGGCCTGGGAATGCAGATCATCCACTCGCTGGCGGTCCAGCTGGAGGGATCCGTGACGTTCGGACCGTCCGAGGGCGGCGGCTCAGCCTTCCGGCTCGCCTTCTGA
- a CDS encoding ATP-dependent DNA helicase: MDIVQSPAPSRRLLLPDVPALVAGARRAVWLTADGEIDTIDLDEARRRLQRETLLVCHARALGRRVNADRFAALDLLELFAFVHPARFVVPTPRGLAEALGLPKPDGAEDDALTLIRATRQLLTDLTDPEREEKSDPVAIAWYMGAGAQGYAWGWAPFVLSALGAPNGPPGRRALGAFQVWKRLPEWEEGAPEPPPGQVAVHANDARRRLADLLQAGIRGKAAEPRPQQSDYASAVSTAFTPRNYPGTPNLVLAEAGTGVGKTLGYLAPASLWAEINRGSVWISTYTRNLQHQIDGELDRLHADPEVKARKVVLRKGRENYLCLLNLEEAVATLPSMPAYATALGLMVRWAAATRDGDMQGGDFPGWLPGLVGRARTVTLADRRGECIYSACQHYRKCFIENTIRRARKADIVIANHALVMIQAALGGEETTAPTRYVFDEGHHVFDAADSAFAGHLTAQETAELRRWLLGAEGGRSSRARGLKRRVEDLVAADEDSAALVDDVVMAARALPGEGWSNRLTDQMGTGAAEAFLLMVRRQVHARAHGRDSFYSLETETADPVDGLEAAAVELEKALGRLQEPLEELSKRLAARLDTDAAELDSDTRRRIEAVCRSLQRRGSVTLKGWRDMLGSIGKPTPPGFVDWFGIERQDGRDLDVGMYRHYVDPTIPFVATVGAQAHGMVVTSATLTDGTGDVEQDWLAASVRTGAIHMAWPALRASVPSPFDYPARTRVMVVNDVRKDDLVQVAAAYRELFLAAGGGALGLFTAISRLRAVYQRIAEPLELAGLPLYGQHVDGLDVSTLIDIFRGEEQACLLGTDAVRDGVDVPGRSLRLIVFDRVPWPRPDILHRARREAFGAKRYDDMITRLRLKQAFGRLVRRADDTGVFVLLDPMMPSRLAGAFPDGVELRRVGLAEAVRATREFLAPSPSEGEPEG, translated from the coding sequence ATGGACATCGTTCAATCCCCCGCGCCGTCGCGGCGCCTGCTGTTGCCCGACGTGCCCGCGCTGGTCGCCGGGGCGCGGCGGGCCGTCTGGCTGACCGCCGACGGCGAGATCGACACCATCGATCTCGACGAGGCCCGGCGCAGGCTACAGCGCGAGACGCTGCTGGTCTGCCACGCCCGGGCGCTGGGGCGCCGGGTGAACGCGGACCGCTTCGCGGCACTCGACCTGCTGGAATTGTTCGCCTTCGTCCACCCCGCCCGCTTCGTCGTGCCGACCCCGCGCGGCCTGGCGGAGGCGCTCGGCCTGCCGAAGCCCGACGGCGCGGAGGACGACGCGCTGACCCTGATCCGCGCCACCCGCCAGCTCCTGACCGACCTGACCGATCCCGAGAGGGAGGAGAAGTCCGATCCGGTCGCCATCGCCTGGTACATGGGGGCGGGCGCCCAAGGCTATGCCTGGGGCTGGGCGCCCTTCGTGCTGTCCGCGCTGGGCGCCCCCAACGGCCCGCCGGGCCGCCGCGCGCTCGGCGCGTTCCAGGTCTGGAAGCGCCTGCCGGAATGGGAGGAGGGCGCTCCCGAACCGCCGCCCGGCCAGGTCGCCGTCCACGCCAATGACGCGCGCCGCCGCCTCGCCGACCTGCTCCAGGCCGGCATCCGAGGCAAGGCGGCCGAGCCGCGGCCGCAGCAGTCCGACTATGCCAGCGCGGTCAGCACCGCCTTCACGCCGCGCAACTATCCCGGAACACCGAACCTGGTGCTGGCGGAGGCGGGGACCGGCGTCGGCAAGACCCTGGGCTACCTGGCGCCCGCCAGCCTCTGGGCGGAGATCAACCGCGGCTCCGTCTGGATCTCGACCTACACCCGCAACCTGCAGCACCAGATCGACGGAGAGCTGGACCGGCTGCACGCGGACCCGGAAGTGAAGGCGCGCAAGGTCGTGCTCCGCAAGGGCCGGGAGAACTACCTCTGCCTGCTCAACCTGGAGGAGGCGGTCGCCACCCTGCCGTCGATGCCGGCCTATGCGACCGCCCTGGGCCTGATGGTCCGCTGGGCCGCCGCCACCCGCGACGGCGACATGCAGGGCGGCGACTTCCCCGGCTGGCTGCCCGGCCTGGTCGGCCGGGCGCGCACCGTCACGCTCGCCGACCGGCGCGGGGAATGCATCTACTCGGCCTGCCAGCACTACCGCAAATGCTTCATCGAGAACACGATCCGCCGCGCCCGCAAGGCCGACATCGTGATCGCCAACCACGCGCTGGTGATGATCCAGGCCGCACTCGGCGGGGAAGAAACCACGGCCCCGACCCGATACGTCTTCGACGAGGGGCACCATGTCTTCGACGCCGCCGACAGCGCCTTCGCCGGCCACCTGACCGCTCAGGAGACGGCCGAGCTTCGCCGCTGGCTGCTTGGCGCCGAGGGCGGGCGCAGCAGCCGGGCGCGCGGCCTGAAGCGGCGGGTCGAGGATCTGGTCGCCGCCGACGAGGACAGCGCCGCCCTGGTCGACGACGTGGTGATGGCGGCCCGGGCGCTTCCCGGGGAGGGCTGGTCCAACCGACTGACGGACCAGATGGGTACGGGGGCGGCCGAGGCGTTCCTGCTGATGGTCCGCCGCCAGGTCCATGCCCGGGCCCACGGCCGCGACAGCTTCTACAGCCTGGAGACGGAGACCGCCGACCCGGTGGACGGCCTGGAAGCCGCCGCCGTCGAGCTGGAGAAGGCCCTCGGCCGCCTGCAGGAACCGCTGGAGGAACTGTCCAAGCGCCTGGCGGCCCGACTCGACACCGATGCGGCCGAACTGGACAGCGACACCCGCCGGCGGATCGAGGCCGTCTGCCGCAGTCTCCAGCGGCGCGGCAGCGTCACGCTGAAGGGCTGGCGCGACATGCTCGGAAGCATCGGCAAGCCGACCCCGCCCGGGTTCGTCGACTGGTTCGGGATCGAGCGGCAGGACGGCCGCGACCTGGATGTCGGCATGTACCGGCACTATGTCGACCCCACCATTCCGTTCGTCGCGACCGTCGGTGCCCAAGCCCACGGCATGGTGGTGACCTCGGCCACCCTGACCGACGGCACGGGAGACGTGGAGCAGGACTGGCTGGCGGCGTCCGTCCGCACCGGCGCGATCCACATGGCCTGGCCGGCGCTGCGGGCCAGCGTGCCGTCGCCCTTCGACTATCCGGCGCGCACCCGGGTCATGGTGGTCAACGACGTCCGCAAGGACGACCTTGTCCAGGTGGCCGCCGCCTACCGCGAGCTGTTCCTCGCGGCCGGCGGCGGGGCGCTCGGCTTGTTCACCGCGATCAGCCGGCTGCGGGCGGTCTACCAGCGCATCGCCGAACCGCTGGAACTGGCCGGCCTGCCGCTCTACGGCCAGCATGTGGACGGGCTCGACGTCTCGACCCTGATCGACATCTTCCGGGGCGAGGAACAAGCCTGCCTGCTGGGCACCGACGCTGTGCGCGACGGCGTTGACGTTCCCGGCCGCTCGCTCCGCCTGATCGTGTTCGACCGCGTGCCCTGGCCGCGTCCCGACATCCTGCACCGGGCCCGCCGGGAGGCGTTCGGCGCCAAGCGGTACGACGACATGATCACCCGCCTGCGGCTGAAGCAGGCGTTCGGCCGGCTGGTCCGCCGGGCCGACGATACCGGCGTGTTCGTCCTGCTCGACCCGATGATGCCGTCAAGACTGGCCGGTGCCTTCCCGGACGGCGTCGAACTGCGCCGGGTCGGCCTCGCCGAGGCCGTCCGGGCGACGCGGGAATTCCTCGCCCCGTCGCCCTCAGAAGGCGAGCCGGAAGGCTGA
- the mtgA gene encoding monofunctional biosynthetic peptidoglycan transglycosylase yields MSVLQRVSTARPRRRLLPAILAIGLGAAAVTVGWVVLYRVVPPPGTPLMLIRAVEGAGIEKDWVGLESLSGTLPRAVIASEDSLFCSHAGFDWESLRQAWQGNMAGRSLRGGSTITMQTAKNAYLWQDRRYLRKGLEAWFTLWIELVWPKARIMEVYLNIIEWGDGIYGAEAAARAYFNKPASGLTRREAALMAAVLPNPLRWSPAKPTRYIAGRANVIQQRMAIVERDGLAACVD; encoded by the coding sequence ATGTCCGTCCTCCAGCGAGTCTCCACCGCCCGGCCCCGGCGGCGCCTCCTTCCGGCCATTCTGGCGATCGGGCTGGGCGCCGCCGCGGTCACGGTCGGCTGGGTCGTGCTGTACAGGGTAGTGCCGCCGCCCGGCACGCCGCTGATGCTGATCCGGGCGGTCGAGGGGGCCGGGATCGAGAAGGACTGGGTCGGCCTGGAGAGTCTGTCGGGCACCCTGCCCCGGGCGGTGATCGCGTCGGAGGACAGTCTGTTCTGCAGCCATGCCGGCTTCGACTGGGAGTCGCTGCGCCAGGCCTGGCAGGGGAACATGGCCGGCCGGTCGCTGAGGGGCGGCAGCACGATCACGATGCAGACCGCCAAGAACGCCTATCTGTGGCAGGACCGCAGATATCTTCGGAAGGGGCTGGAGGCCTGGTTCACGCTGTGGATCGAGCTGGTCTGGCCGAAGGCCCGGATCATGGAGGTCTACCTGAACATCATCGAGTGGGGCGACGGCATCTACGGCGCCGAGGCGGCCGCGCGCGCCTATTTCAACAAGCCGGCATCCGGCCTGACCCGGCGGGAGGCGGCCCTGATGGCGGCGGTGCTGCCCAACCCGCTGCGCTGGTCGCCCGCCAAGCCGACCCGCTACATCGCGGGCCGTGCCAACGTGATCCAGCAGCGCATGGCGATCGTGGAGCGCGACGGGCTGGCGGCCTGCGTCGACTGA
- a CDS encoding cytochrome P450, translating into MIPPRLEPAPAPLPWYRQLKAFRTNALTAWSRQAYELDVMASSFLWRGRVLVSSPDGIRHVLVDNHGNYRRTPASIRVIRPLAGDGLLLSEGERWRHQRQTLAPAFTPRAIPVLVGHIAEATRDALAGIGARAMKGPVELVSFSQHLALDIAGRSMFSVEMSGHGAAMRRLIARYAERLGRPYLLDFLLPAAVPNLHDLARRRFRTEWMGLVETIMAERLKAPADVADKPRDLFDLMRAARDPGTGAEIPAGELRDQVATMIVAGHETTALAIFWSLYLLALAPDVQESVAREAAGLDLSAEGAALALPGLVMTRAVVQEALRLYPPAFVIVREAIGEGIVGGVPVRPGDLVMVSPWVLHRHRKLWRDPDAFDPGRFLPDAAPPGRFAYLPFGAGPRVCIGAQFALAEAVLVVAAMVSTFSLDLPKPHPPVMPTAVITTQPDRAVYFSMSRRAGSEG; encoded by the coding sequence GTGATTCCTCCCCGACTGGAACCGGCGCCAGCGCCGCTGCCCTGGTACAGGCAACTCAAGGCCTTCCGCACGAACGCGCTGACCGCCTGGTCCCGGCAGGCCTACGAGCTGGATGTCATGGCGTCGTCCTTCCTCTGGCGGGGTCGGGTTCTCGTCAGCAGCCCGGACGGCATCCGCCATGTGCTGGTCGACAACCATGGGAACTACCGCCGGACGCCGGCTTCGATCCGCGTTATCCGTCCGCTCGCGGGAGACGGTCTGCTCCTCAGCGAGGGCGAGCGATGGCGGCATCAACGGCAGACCCTGGCGCCGGCGTTCACCCCGCGGGCGATCCCGGTTCTGGTCGGACACATCGCCGAAGCGACCCGGGACGCGCTGGCCGGGATCGGCGCCCGGGCCATGAAGGGCCCTGTCGAACTGGTTTCCTTCAGCCAGCACCTGGCGCTCGACATCGCGGGCCGGTCGATGTTTTCGGTGGAGATGTCGGGTCATGGTGCGGCGATGCGCCGGCTCATCGCCCGTTATGCGGAGCGGCTGGGCCGCCCCTACCTGCTCGATTTCCTGCTGCCGGCGGCGGTGCCCAACCTGCATGACCTGGCCCGGAGACGTTTCCGGACCGAGTGGATGGGGCTGGTCGAGACCATCATGGCGGAGCGCCTCAAGGCTCCCGCCGATGTCGCCGACAAGCCGCGCGACCTGTTCGATCTCATGCGCGCCGCCCGCGATCCCGGGACGGGCGCGGAGATCCCGGCCGGCGAACTGCGCGACCAGGTCGCCACGATGATCGTCGCCGGCCATGAGACGACGGCGCTCGCGATCTTCTGGTCGCTGTACCTGCTGGCGCTGGCGCCGGACGTCCAGGAGAGCGTGGCGCGCGAGGCGGCGGGCCTCGACCTTTCTGCCGAGGGGGCCGCCCTGGCGCTGCCCGGCCTCGTCATGACCCGGGCCGTGGTTCAGGAGGCGCTCCGTCTCTATCCCCCGGCGTTCGTCATCGTGCGGGAGGCGATCGGCGAGGGCATCGTCGGCGGTGTGCCGGTGCGCCCCGGCGATCTTGTGATGGTCTCGCCCTGGGTGCTGCACCGTCATCGAAAGTTGTGGCGGGACCCGGACGCTTTCGATCCCGGGCGTTTCCTGCCCGATGCGGCTCCCCCCGGCCGGTTCGCATATCTGCCCTTCGGCGCAGGACCCCGTGTCTGCATCGGTGCCCAGTTCGCCCTGGCCGAGGCAGTCCTTGTCGTGGCCGCCATGGTCTCGACCTTTTCGCTGGATCTGCCGAAGCCACATCCACCGGTCATGCCGACGGCCGTGATCACGACCCAGCCGGATCGTGCCGTCTATTTCAGCATGTCGCGTCGGGCCGGTTCGGAGGGCTAG